From the Oncorhynchus keta strain PuntledgeMale-10-30-2019 chromosome 13, Oket_V2, whole genome shotgun sequence genome, the window ACCTCTTACTAGGCCCAACTTGATAAGAACTCAGGTCCCTCAGAAGAGAGGACTGCAATTTGGTAACTTCAATGTTACCAAATGATAAATAGACATATCAATGTAGCACCACACCTTGTCAAAATCAAAGAAATCAAACAAAGGAAGACATTAACAATGtacagactgactacagaccaAGACTATGTAAGCACTGTGGGTCCGGTGAACTAGAGGATGAGCAGCAATTCCTACCCcactgtgagtgagtgagtgagtgagtgagtgagtgagtgagtgagtgagtgagtgagtgagtgagtgagtgagtgagtggtttCAGAAAGCTTCAGAAGGGAGGGATGAAAAAGTGGTCAACTCTTTTCAACATGTTTATTTGTGATAAAGGATAAATGTACATTCGTATTTTGGATCGACACGAACtcaagcacacaaacacaaattTAAGTCACAGGGTACGTGGCAGCCTGTGATGACGGAAGATTAAAAACTGTTCCCTCACAACCTTATCTTCCCTTTAACACCCACAGAAAAATAGGAGGGTTTAGATAAGTGACATTTTACCAAcgctccttccctccatccacctATCATGACATTTCCACTTCTCTGTCCTCTGAACTTAACAGTCAGTTTGTGTCCCATAGCAAGGTCATCCTGCACCAGTAGGGGTCAAAGGTTCAAGGGCCCGAGGTTAATGGTCAGGTCAGATAGCTATCGCCAGCCAGCCAGCGATCAGGAACATGCCCCCATAAGGAGCCAATTTCCTCAGCACAGGGTCCTCCGTCAGGGCCTGGTGGTACAAGGACCCACAGAACGCCCCTGTGCCCAATACCAGGAGGGTGCCCGCctgcagagagaagacaggggaaaagagTGTGTGCTTATCTGCTTATTGTCAAGACCAATATGTACAGTTTTTGGCACAAACAGCATTCAAATAGTGTCATACAGCATCTGAAAAGACATGTACTTGGTCCACAAATCACGAATACAAAACAAAACAGAGAATACATGCACACGGAGGATTAGAATAAACCATAGAGATGTATTTTCTATTACAACAATATAGTGTTCCAtttaattatattattataatgatgGGAGGGAAGCATACAGTACATACCACAGCAGGTTTCCTACAGCGAGAGGCACCCAGCAGAGCTATGCTGTGGTAGAAGTGGTACTTGTTGGCCGTCTCATAAAGCTGGGGAGGATagtttaaccaggcaagtcagttaagaacaaattcttacttacaatgacagcctaccaaaaaggcagaaaggcctcctgcggggatgggggctgggattaaagtAAAAAATGAATTATAAATATAGGGCAAAAGACACATCACgaccagagagacaccacaacactacataaagagatacCTAAGACAACatcatagcatggcagcaacacatgccaacacagcatggtagcatcaccacatggcagcagcacaaaacatggtccAAACATGATTGggaacagacaacagcacaaagagcAAGAAGGCAGAGataacaatacatcacgcaaatcAGGATAGAGAGAAATATGTTACATTAGAGATCAGCATTGTTAGTGAAGATAGCACCCTGGAGAAGAAGGCTGACGTTTTACGTGTCCctaaccgattgtgtttttttgtgcgTATCTTTGTGTTGTTTGGAAATAATTGTTTTACttattttgtaaataatgttTCTGCTACCGTATCTTGTGACCGAAAATAttttctggacatcagaactgcgattactcaccacaaactggcagaatcctttttcccCCTTTAACGAGTCTAACGAGCCCGACGTGAATGACATATTGCTTTCTTGgggcccagatccccgtcatATGTGTGAAGAGAAAGCGGAGAAAAAGGGGCCGGAGGGCAGGctgctgccttctgagaattcatagGCGATTGAATAAACTCCCACTACCTTCCATTCTGCctgcaaacgtgcaatctttgtcaaataaaatcgatgacctacgtGGAAGATTAAAAcaaccaacgggacattcaaaactgcttcacggagtcgtggctgaacgacgacattatcaacatacagctggctggttatacgctgcatCAGCAGGATataacagcggcgtctggtaggACAAGGGGTGGTGGACTacgtatttttgtaaataacagctggtgcacgatatctaaggaagtctcaaggttttgctcgctgaggtagagtatctcatgataatcTGTAAACCACACAAACTACCTAGAgcgttttcatctgtatttttcctagctgtctacataccaccacagactgatgctggcactaagaccgcactcaatgagctgtattccgccataagaaAACAGGacaacgctcacccagaggcggcgcccctagtggctggggactttaatgcagggaaacaaaTCTAGTTTACCAAATTTTTATCAGCATGTtatatgtgcaaccagagggaaaaaaactctggaccacatTTACTCcgcacacagagacgcatactaagctctccctcgccctccatttggcaaatgttgaccataattatatcctcctgattcttccttacaagcaaaaattaaagcaggatgCACAAGTGTCTCaatcaataaaaaaagtggtcagatgaagcagatgctaagctactggactggtttgctagcacagactgaaatatgttccgggattcctctgatggcattgaggattacaccacatcagtcattggcttcatcaataagtgcgtccccacagtgaccatacgtacataccccaaccagaagccatggattacaggcaacatcctcactgagcaaaaggctagagctgccgctttcaaggagtgggactctaacccagaagcttataagaaatcccactatgccctccgacgaaccatcaagcATGAGACtaccagctgttccagaagactgtgtgatcacgctctccgcagccgatatgagtaagacctttaaacaggtcaatattcacaaggccgcagggccagacagattctttatttaactaggtaagtcagttaagaacaaattcttatttacaatgactgcctaccctggcaaaaccaggacgtgtactgcgagcatacgctgaccaactggcaagtgtcttcactgacattttcaacctctcctgtccgagtctgtaataccaacgtgttttaagcagaccaccatagtccctgtgcccaagaacactaaggtaacctgcctaaatgattaccgacaCGAAACACTCATGACTgaagtcatgaagtgctttgaaaggctggtcatggttcacatcaacaccattatctcagaaaccctagacccactccaaaaccaccctaacagatccacagatgatgcaatctctactgcactccacactgccctttcccacctggacaaaaggaaaatctaagtgagaatgctgttcattgacgacagctcagcattcaacaccatagtgcccccaAAGCTCATCAAGCtttggaccctgggactaaacacctccctctgctactggatcctggacttcctgacgggccgccccacaggtggtaagggtaggtaacaacacatccgctgatcctcaagacagaggtccctcaggggtgcgtgctcagtcccctcctatactccctatTTACTCATggctgcatggccaggcacgactccaacactatcattaagtttgcagatgacacaacattggttggcctgatcaccggcaacaacaagacagcctataaggaggatgTCATAGGCCTGGCCGTGTtgtgccaagacaacaacctctccctcactgtgatcaagacaaaggagatcattgtggactacaggaaaaagaggaccgagcatgctcccattctcatcgaaggagctgtagtggagcaggttgagagcttcaagttccttggtgtccacatcaccaacaaactaacatggtccaagcacaccaagacagttgtgatgagggcacgacaaaacctattccccctcaggagactgaaaagattctgcatgggtcctcagatcctcaaaaggttcaactgctgcaccattgagagcatcctgactggttgcatcactgcctggtatggcaactgctcagccactgatcgcaaggcactgcagagggtagtgcgtacggccaggtacatcactggggccaagcttcctgccatccaggacctctataccaggcggtgtcagagaaaggccctaaaaattgtcaaagactccagccaccctagtcatagactgttctctctgctactgcacggcaagcggtaccggagcgcaaagtctaggtccaagaggcatctaaacagcttctacccccaagccataagactgctgaacaactaaattaatcaaatggccatctGGActgctgctgctctttaattacttgttactctttatctcttattctttttcatattttttttaaactgcattgttggttaggggctcgtaaagtaagcatttcacctgtcaTATATGGCtcatgtgactaataaagttgtatttgatttgattttgaagttGACAAGGAGGAAGGAGGTGGTATAACAGTCTCATATATTAATTAAACGGTATCAAAACAGTGTATTAGTGTATTGGTAGTGGGCGCAATTTATAATATAAATCCATACGAAAACAATAACACTTACCACTCTCGAGTAGTCTTCTGGATCTTTGTTTTTGAAACCTGAATAAAACAAATAGTAGGTATTGTAAAGGGTCATGGCAGCTGAACAGTAAGGGTAGGGCCACATAAAATACCGTGTGTTGTATCCTATGTGTGTGTCACTTGATCATAAAGAGTTTAGCCTACAGCCTACATATCCTTCAGAGCGCAGTTTTTATTAGGCTCGGTTTCATTTACAGTAGTAAACTACAGCCGGAAAGCACAGATACATTGTTGTTATGCATTTCTACACCATGCTGTCTGGACAGGACTATCCCATCCCCATGGCCAAATGAGTGACATGAAGCAGCGATAGCCTATCCTGCAGCGTTTACAAAACAGCAGACTGCTTTTAACGTTAACAACACAATCATGCAATCTGTTTGTCATGCAGCGCGCAATGATAAACTGTGGATTCTTACCATGCGCTCCGTATGCCCCCGCTGCGACAGCGAGCGCCCCCGACACTCCTGCTAACCTCTGCACAACCAAAGAAGTGGCCATTGCTGTGTATCACAAGCCGACGAATGACGTGAAAGATGAAGGAAACTGCGTGCGGTAGGGACTCGTTAGTGAGTGCACATCCTCCTGCAGAGTTGTTTCCTGAGCCAAAATGGCGCCCGCTGTGTTACAGTTTCTGGGATAGATTTCATAACTCTGAAGTGCAACCAAATGTTAAAGGTTTTCCCTTTCATCTGTGTAGTGCAGTGGCAACCCGTCATTCAGGACAGGTagggcagagccccacctgttttgatcCCACCATGTTTTTGTTGGCTGTTTTGagtgttattttggcattaatacatatCCGTTGTCAAACAATGTACAAAAATAAAATCATGGAGTTAATAAAGTCgtttttttttgctttcttgaatAAGGCAGCTCCAACATGCAGGTTTTTCAGCCTAACTcggtgctttctgtggtggtggggcagccagcggaaaatatgtAGCGTAGAGCTTCCTAATGATCTCTagttgcgctgtgattggctTAGTGTTGTGTCACTTATGGGGACACAACGTCACCAAAGAATCtacggggagagatggggaattgTAGCCTCCTTAATGGGGAATTGTAGCCTCCTCGATGGGGAATTGTAGCCTCCTCAATGGGGAATTGTAGCCtgcatgcttgtcccaaccaagcacccaaGCAAACTGACTAAAGTTAGCTTGCTTGCAAGCTAGTTATTTCCAGACACAAGTAAGAGAATACCTCACTCTGTTCATTTTGCTAGccgtagcagagctggttaggctattTACATGTTAACTAGAGCGTTCTTGACTAACAATTACTTTTTTTGTCTACTTTTACTGACACAAGTCATATTTAAAGGGTGTTGCACGTTCATAAATTCACCAGTTGTTCTGAATTTGCAAACGCCAGAGATACGCTGACTGGAAAAGTTGTTCAAGTTCTAGCCAGCTAAACAACcacctgcatctctagctgtgtaTAGCCACTGAAAAACAATATGAGGGGGAAAAGtcagtcactcacccactcctccaatggcatgacatgacatcctcctagcagctagctagctatctagctaatgttaactctagcctattagccacgttatgactgacgtgatcattgcccttgatagtttgattgtattgacattcccagccttagttacattaGTCCGTTTTTGTCCAGAATATTgtgtcattgaaactgaaacagtgcatccaGAATAgaggcagcaaacaatgtaccaggccagctgtgatttacaacctgatagcaatataTTTTGGACTACCAGGAAATGTATTGGTTAATTCTATTATCTTCATTCTGCCAACATGCCTTTGTATACATTCATGGAAAgcacttcagtaaaaatactttaaagtactacttaagtaatttcttggggtatctgtactttatttgactatttatatttttgccaacttttacttttacttcactaaagACATTTTTCGCTAAAgaaaataattttttaaagaaaataattTACTATTTACTCCGTACATATTGACTGAAACCCAAAAGTaattgttacattttgacaggaaaattatccacttgtcaagagaacattacaggtcatccatactgcctctgatctgacggactcactaaacacaaatgctttgtttgtaaattatgtctgagtgttggagtgtgctcctttactttgatacttaagtatatttaataGCAAAAACTTTTAGACTTTTAATCAAGtcgtattttactgggtgactcacttttattTGAGTTgttttctattaaggcatctttacttttactcaagtaggaaaATGTagtactttttctaccactgaTTGAACGTTGAGTCAAATATAATTTGTTATATAACGTAGattttgtagcataaactgggaatttgatattttttgacagatattatgattgtctgtttgtttcatatatgcaaagtagttaaaacgctGTAAGTTCCACTTTAAACTTTAGGTCACCGTTTACTTTGTGTGCTAAATGTGAAAAAAAATTGCAATGGGAAGTAATAGTCGTGTAAAAAAATCTAATGTTTTcctatgttttttaaaattatttttccAATAGATATTTCAGATTTTTACTCTCAAAATCACAACTTTTTtcaatctgattgggtgggccgtcagggccaggcTTCACAGTCGGTGGGCCTACGCCCCTGATGCAAACAGCCACATGATGACAATGGCACATCACAAATACCCAACTAACCAACACTTCAGACTTTTTCAATACCTGGTTTGAATACCCATTGTTGCCTTAGTTAGCATTTCCTGGTAGATATCATTCATTGAAACGTCTTTCCTACCCAAAATCGGTTGAGAGCTGCACACTCTTGCTGcccacagatttttttttttttgattgaacctttatttaactaagcaagtcggttaagaacaaatccttatttacaatgacagcctactgctttgcgattgtgtaggctactttgtgCAGGATTTCTCTATTGTACTACATCATTGATAAGtcgtatacctccactacactactttgatatgcATCAGTAGGGATCAGTGGCAAATTTAGCATGTAAATGTTGGTGGGGCAAACCCCCCAAATGTTAGATGCATGGCaacaaagccactacacaacacaacacaattcaTTAATTGCGCTGtaatggtgacaaacggtgcccacaaactgttagggcctacatatcagccttcttttcagcaccatggagtgaatcctttccaccgctacacctgggtatcagcggagccttgtctggcagcgaaacaattcattcagcctcatttactgccttaaaaaaacCATAGCTGGTATGGCTGACCtccttaaacaaatgtggtttccactgacaattgagatgtacaaattaTGGCACAAGTGGACCACATGCGGACAAGAGGCCAATGTACAGGGacagtttccagttgttttgaatgcggcagaagtcatgctggattgacagcggtctaaggcactgaatctctgtgctagaggcgtcacctggttcgaatccaggctgtatcacaaccgccatgtttgggagtcccatggggcggtgcacaattggcccagcgtcgtccgggtttgggttacattaaatgtaaaaaa encodes:
- the tmem256 gene encoding transmembrane protein 256 translates to MATSLVVQRLAGVSGALAVAAGAYGAHGFKNKDPEDYSRVLYETANKYHFYHSIALLGASRCRKPAVAGTLLVLGTGAFCGSLYHQALTEDPVLRKLAPYGGMFLIAGWLAIAI